The Plasmodium vivax chromosome 12, whole genome shotgun sequence genomic interval CCCCATCAGTTAAAGGTGATGTTAGTCCACCGCCAAATTTGCCTGCTGCAGCTGCTTCATCACCCAAAGAAACCGTACCAGCGGGTACTAGTAACGGTTTAGTGGAAGCAGATTATGTAGTCCTCAATACACCGGATGGTAATCCACGTCCTGTTGGACCCGGTGGAGGTAGCAGACCTTCAGCATCAGGACCCGACGCAGCATCAAACTTACAAAACCAAGCAACAGCCGAAGCTGGAGGAAGTACCAATACACAAGGATCACAGACAGGTGGCGTATCCACCACGCCAGGAGCGAATCAACAAGCTGGATCAACACCTCCGGGAGCCGCCACCGCCCAAACCGAGAGTGAGCGAGAGCCCAACGTGAAGTACCTGGACAAGTTGTACGACGACGTCCTGGCGACCCAAGACAGCGCCAACGGAATAGACGTCCCCCCCTTCCACAGCAAGTACAACGATTTTAGGAAGAAGTACGAATTTAAGATGAACGACAGTgaatacaaaattatgaaaaatctTTTTGACGTTTCcttcaaaaaggaagggCAACAATCCAGCGCCGCTTGTCTAGTGAAtgtgtttaaaaaagtgCTGGACGATGAGCACTTGCAGAAAGAATTTGACAACTTCGTTCACGGGTTTTACGGCTTCGCCAAACGACACAACTACTTGAGGGGGGAGAGAATGGCCAATGAAAATCTCTAcaaagatatttttaaaaatgttgtgAATTTGCTGAACACGATTGAGGTGGTGTAGATGGTGTGGATGGTGGAGGGGTGACCAGCACGTTGGCAGTTTTGCTGGGAACAACTTTTAAGCGAACCTCTGACAGAGCGCATTTGTGAGCGGCGGCAGAATGGAGAGCTTGCCAATTGTTAGCGCGACGGGAGAGCTACACAAACGCAGCGATATGAATTGCTGATGAATGGAGTGTAACAGGTTTTG includes:
- a CDS encoding merozoite surface protein 7 (MSP7), putative (encoded by transcript PVX_082655A); amino-acid sequence: MNKTIVIFFLSFSFLISFHSVLSEKLGIQKKKKNLEQDAMHALMKKLESLYKLSATDNSEIFNKEMEALKKQIDQLQQHGGANEEESLGHLLESEAADDSSKKTIFGVDEDDLDNYDGDFTGQSKGKIKGQADTAPSVKGDVSPPPNLPAAAASSPKETVPAGTSNGLVEADYVVLNTPDGNPRPVGPGGGSRPSASGPDAASNLQNQATAEAGGSTNTQGSQTGGVSTTPGANQQAGSTPPGAATAQTESEREPNVKYLDKLYDDVLATQDSANGIDVPPFHSKYNDFRKKYEFKMNDSEYKIMKNLFDVSFKKEGQQSSAACLVNVFKKVLDDEHLQKEFDNFVHGFYGFAKRHNYLRGERMANENLYKDIFKNVVNLLNTIEVV